In Nicotiana tabacum cultivar K326 chromosome 19, ASM71507v2, whole genome shotgun sequence, one DNA window encodes the following:
- the LOC142173498 gene encoding secreted RxLR effector protein 78-like: MIKVDLQKAYDSLEWIYLEQVIEGLRFPEKFIKWVMNCIKTVNYSILLNGESVAPFNAAKGLSQGDPMSPFLFAIAMEYLSLLLKDLQHEKSYKFHPRCRRLGITHLSYADDLLMFSRGDSESVQRLHACFTTFSAASSLQANLTKSAVYCGGMAQREKEAIV, from the coding sequence ATGATAAAGGTAGATCTACAAAAAGCTTATGACTCATTGGAGTGGATCTACTTAGAGCAAGTTATTGAAGGACTGAGGTTTCCAGAAAAGTTCATCAAATGGGTAATGAACTGTATCAAAACAGTTAATTACTCTATTCTACTCAATGGAGAATCAGTTGCACCATTTAATGCAGCCAAAGGCTTGAGCCAAGGAGATCCTATGTCTCCTTTTCTCTTTGCCATTGCCATGGAGTACTTGAGTCTATTACTTAAAGACCTACAGCATGAGAAAAGCTATAAATTCCATCCAAGGTGTAGAAGACTGGGGATCACTCACCTAAGCTATGCTGATGATCTGTTGATGTTTTCTAGAGGAGACAGTGAATCTGTACAGAGACTTCATGCATGTTTTACTACTTTCTCAGCAGCCTCAAGCTTGCAAGCTAACTTAACCAAAAGTGCAGTCTATTGTGGGGGAATGGCACAGAGGGAGAAAGAGGCTATAGTTTAA